The DNA segment GCATTGGCCGCGACGGTGGCATCGCCCAACCGTGCGCCTTGCACCGTGATCATGAAAAACACCGACTGCAGCGCCAGGCTGCGGATAAAGATGTCGCGGTTGACCGCCAGCAGCGCGCGCCAGCTTTGCCAGACCTTGAGCGCCGCCCAGGCGATATGCCCAGGGTAGGCGCGCAGGGCTTTTTGCGTGAGGGCCAGGCCGAGCAGGGCGCCGGTCCATTCGGCAATCACCGAGGCCCGCGCCGAACCGACTACGCCCCAGTCCAGGCCCAGCACAAACCACAGGTTCAGGGCGATATTCACCAGGTTAGTGGTCAACAGAATCGCCAGCGGCGCCCGGGCGTTTTGCGTGCCCAGGAACCAGCCCACCAAGGCATAGGTAGCCAGGGCGGCGGGCAGGCCGAACAGGCGGGTGTGGAAGAACTCGCGGGTCAGTTGATTCAACTCGGCGGAGGGCTGCATCCACTCCAGCGCCAGGTGGCTCAGGGGAATGCCCACCGTGCCGAGCACCATTGCCAACCCCAGTGCCAGCAGCAGACCTTGCAGCAGGATTTGCCGCAGCGCCGCGCCATCATTGCGCCCGGCGGCCTGGGCGGCAAACCCGGTGGTGCCCATGCGCAGAAAGCCCATGGCCCAGGCCAGGAAGGTATACAGGCTGGCCCCTACGGCCACGGCGCCCAATTGGTGGGCGTGGGGCAGATGGCCGATGACCATGCTGTCCACCAGCGCCACCAGCGGTACCGAAATATTCGACAGAATCATCGGCGCGGCCAGGGCCCAGACACGGCGGTGAGTGGGGCGATGACGCCAGTCGGTGAGTAAGGTGGACATGCGGGCTCCTTGGGGGAGCGGCATTGTAACGCTGCCTGGGCAGCACCGCAGACCCAATGTGGGAGCAGGCAAGCCAGCTCCCACAGCAGGTCCCAGCGTTTTGGGTGGCAATGTCGGCATGATGAAGGCTCATGGCTGCGCTGATGAGCTTTCGCTTCTGGCCAGCACGCGAGGCTGAGTTAAATACCCGCCTTCTCCTCAGAACAGCCAAACCCCATGGATAACTCCGATATCGCGATCACCCTGGTCCTGATCTCCGCCTTCATGCACGCCACCTGGAACGCTGTTGTCCGAGCCGGCAGCAGCCGCTTCATGACCCTGGCCATCGTCGATGGCACGGCGCTGGTGATCTGCCTGGCGGCGCTGCCGCTGGTCAATGTGCCGAGCCTGCAAGTCTGGGGTTACGTACTGCTCTCGGTGATATTGAATACGGTCTATCGCCTGTTTCTGATCAAGGCCTATGAGACGGGCGACTTCGGTCAGGTCTACCCGGTGATGCGCGGTGTGCCGCCGGTGCTGGTGGCGTT comes from the Pseudomonas shahriarae genome and includes:
- a CDS encoding MATE family efflux transporter, translated to MSTLLTDWRHRPTHRRVWALAAPMILSNISVPLVALVDSMVIGHLPHAHQLGAVAVGASLYTFLAWAMGFLRMGTTGFAAQAAGRNDGAALRQILLQGLLLALGLAMVLGTVGIPLSHLALEWMQPSAELNQLTREFFHTRLFGLPAALATYALVGWFLGTQNARAPLAILLTTNLVNIALNLWFVLGLDWGVVGSARASVIAEWTGALLGLALTQKALRAYPGHIAWAALKVWQSWRALLAVNRDIFIRSLALQSVFFMITVQGARLGDATVAANALLLNGLLLTAHALDGLAHAVEALCGHAIGAHDRQALRRSLVVACGWSLIASLGFALLFTFGGHLFIAMQTDIPSVRATADLYLPYLAVLPLIAVWSYLLDGLFIGATRAREMRNGMLLTVLIMLPLAWALQGLGNHGLWITFLLFMAVRSLTLWAIAWRLNKQDRWLGQP